One Fusobacterium simiae DNA window includes the following coding sequences:
- a CDS encoding flavodoxin family protein: MEIIIHDLIEEKVKNIYKITNNSFIISNDKKIKNCMGCFSCWTKNPGECRIKDGYENLAKLYSKANKIIIISKCCYGSYSPFVKNVLDRSIPYLLPFFKIKNKEMHHTIRYKKSFSFEVYFYGENITDEEKDIAKNMVKANCINLNVIDFNVSFLENIN, from the coding sequence ATGGAAATAATTATACATGACTTAATTGAAGAAAAAGTGAAAAATATATATAAAATTACTAATAACAGTTTTATAATTAGCAATGATAAAAAAATTAAAAATTGTATGGGTTGTTTTTCTTGTTGGACTAAAAATCCAGGTGAATGTAGAATAAAAGATGGCTATGAAAACTTAGCTAAATTATATTCAAAAGCTAATAAAATAATAATTATAAGTAAATGTTGTTATGGTTCATATAGTCCTTTTGTAAAAAATGTATTGGACAGAAGTATTCCATACTTACTTCCATTCTTTAAAATTAAAAATAAAGAAATGCATCATACAATAAGGTATAAAAAAAGTTTTTCTTTTGAAGTTTATTTTTATGGAGAAAATATAACTGATGAAGAAAAAGATATTGCCAAAAATATGGTAAAAGCTAATTGTATTAATCTAAATGTTATAGACTTTAATGTTTCTTTTTTAGAAAATATTAATTAA
- a CDS encoding CvpA family protein gives MYLDILILIIFILGIFSGIRNGIFIEIITVFGFAINLLITKIYTPVVLKFLKRSDASFENNYVITYIVTFITVYLIVSMILVFVKKAFRGLKKGFFNKMMGGIAGFVKALIVSLVIILVYTYSTKLAPSLEKYSQGSSAISIFYEIIPTFESYIPDILVEDFNKNATRKIIEKNINTML, from the coding sequence ATGTATTTAGATATTTTAATTTTAATAATTTTTATACTGGGAATATTTAGTGGGATAAGAAATGGAATTTTTATAGAAATAATAACTGTATTTGGTTTTGCTATAAATTTACTTATAACAAAAATATATACACCAGTTGTTTTAAAATTCTTAAAAAGATCTGATGCTTCTTTTGAAAATAACTATGTAATAACTTATATAGTAACTTTTATAACAGTTTATTTAATTGTGTCTATGATATTAGTATTTGTAAAAAAAGCATTTAGGGGATTAAAAAAAGGATTTTTTAATAAAATGATGGGAGGAATAGCAGGTTTTGTAAAAGCATTAATAGTTTCACTGGTTATAATATTAGTTTATACTTATAGTACGAAATTAGCACCTTCGTTAGAAAAATATTCACAAGGAAGTTCTGCAATAAGTATATTTTATGAAATTATTCCAACTTTTGAAAGCTATATTCCTGATATACTTGTGGAAGATTTTAATAAAAATGCCACAAGAAAAATTATTGAAAAAAATATTAATACAATGTTATAA
- a CDS encoding class I SAM-dependent rRNA methyltransferase: protein MSKIIIKKEKEQKILNFYPNVYKDEIKNIIGNVKTGDIVDVITNDMKFLARGYVTEGTSAFVRILTTRDEKIDRKFIFERIKNAYEKRKHLLDETNSVRAFYSEADFIPGLIIDKFDKYVSIQFRNSGVEIFRQDIIEAVKKYLKPKGIYERSDVENRVIEGVETKTGIIFGEIPERTIMVDNGVKYSIDIVDGQKTGFFLDQRDSRKFIAKYINNQTRFLDVFSSSGGFSMFALKNGAKEVIAIDKDSHALELCYENYKLNEFTADFSTIEGDAFLMLNSLATRNKKFDIITLDPPSLIKKKTEIYKGRDFFLDLCDKSFKLLENGGILGVITCAYHISLQDLIEVTRMSASKNNKLLSVVGINYQPEDHPWILHIPETLYLKALWVKVEER, encoded by the coding sequence ATGTCAAAAATTATTATAAAAAAAGAAAAAGAGCAAAAGATTTTAAATTTTTATCCTAATGTCTATAAAGATGAAATAAAAAATATAATAGGAAATGTTAAAACAGGAGATATAGTTGATGTAATCACAAATGATATGAAATTTTTAGCAAGAGGTTATGTTACAGAGGGAACATCAGCTTTTGTAAGAATTTTAACAACAAGAGATGAAAAAATTGATAGAAAATTTATATTTGAAAGAATTAAAAATGCTTATGAAAAAAGAAAACATTTATTAGATGAAACAAATAGTGTGAGAGCTTTTTATTCTGAAGCGGATTTTATACCAGGATTAATAATAGATAAATTTGATAAATATGTTTCTATTCAATTTAGAAATTCTGGTGTAGAAATTTTTAGACAGGATATTATAGAAGCTGTAAAAAAATATTTAAAACCAAAAGGAATTTATGAAAGAAGTGATGTTGAAAACAGAGTTATTGAAGGAGTAGAAACAAAAACTGGTATAATTTTTGGAGAAATTCCTGAAAGAACTATTATGGTAGATAATGGAGTCAAATATAGTATAGATATAGTTGATGGTCAAAAAACAGGTTTCTTTTTAGATCAGAGAGATTCAAGAAAATTTATAGCAAAATACATTAATAATCAAACAAGATTTTTAGATGTTTTTTCAAGCAGTGGTGGCTTTTCTATGTTTGCATTAAAAAATGGAGCTAAAGAAGTTATTGCTATTGATAAAGATAGCCATGCACTTGAATTATGCTATGAAAATTATAAATTAAATGAATTTACAGCAGATTTTTCCACAATAGAGGGAGATGCTTTTCTTATGCTAAATAGTTTAGCAACAAGAAATAAAAAATTTGATATTATAACTCTTGATCCTCCTTCACTTATAAAAAAGAAAACTGAAATATACAAAGGAAGAGATTTTTTTCTTGATTTATGTGATAAAAGTTTTAAACTTTTAGAAAATGGTGGAATTTTAGGAGTTATAACTTGTGCTTATCATATAAGTTTACAAGATTTGATTGAGGTAACAAGAATGTCTGCTTCAAAAAATAATAAACTTTTAAGTGTTGTGGGAATAAATTATCAACCAGAAGATCATCCTTGGATATTGCATATCCCTGAAACACTATATTTAAAAGCCTTATGGGTTAAGGTAGAAGAAAGATAA
- a CDS encoding TetR/AcrR family transcriptional regulator — MKNNYHHGNLKEELIKKGIELINEVGEKNLSLRKLAIICDVSNSAPYTHFKNKDELLKEMSLYIFNLLKLELENTRKKYKNKENLLEMLGKTYVIFFLKNIKYYYFISSRKDVEIDLSLKINENNLTALDILKEEAINKFSKYNIPDEDIQNKILAMWSLVTGLVAIINMTSKNYVENWENKIDEIIKASFITYYKEN, encoded by the coding sequence ATGAAAAACAATTATCATCATGGAAATTTAAAAGAAGAATTAATAAAAAAAGGTATAGAACTTATAAATGAAGTAGGTGAAAAAAATCTATCATTAAGAAAACTTGCCATAATATGTGATGTTAGTAATTCAGCTCCATATACACATTTTAAAAATAAAGATGAATTACTAAAAGAAATGAGTCTTTATATTTTTAATTTACTGAAATTAGAATTAGAAAATACAAGAAAAAAATATAAAAATAAAGAAAATCTTCTAGAAATGTTGGGCAAAACTTATGTTATCTTTTTTCTTAAAAATATAAAATACTATTATTTTATTTCTTCAAGAAAAGATGTTGAGATAGATTTATCTTTAAAAATTAATGAGAATAATCTAACTGCATTAGACATATTAAAAGAAGAGGCTATCAATAAATTTTCAAAATATAATATTCCAGATGAGGATATACAAAATAAAATTCTGGCTATGTGGTCTTTGGTTACAGGCTTAGTAGCTATAATAAATATGACAAGCAAAAATTATGTTGAAAATTGGGAAAACAAAATTGATGAAATTATAAAAGCAAGCTTTATTACTTATTATAAGGAAAATTAA